GTTTTCTTTTGAGCGGATAAAAATTTATTTACTCCTGATAAAACAAAAAATCAATAAATTTTTCAAAGGGAGTTTTGGTTGGTTCGGAATAACCGCTACTGCCGAATATTTTTTTAAGATTTAATTTGGTTTCCCGAACGCCGGCTCTGATGATTTCTCCTGGTTGTTTAAAATCAAAATACCCGAAATTCAAAACCAAAGGCTGTAAAACGACATCGGCGCTTTCCATGTGGGATTTAGCTAATTGATAAGCCGCGGCGTCAAGAACATTAGAAACCAGTGACGGCAACCACACCCAGCTGAACTGCCGTTCCGATACGTCCAGCCATTTACTGGTAATATCAACCGCAATCACAAAATCGGCGCCCATTTTTTTCGCGATATCCGCCGGCACGGGGTTGGAAAATCCGCCGTCCATCAATAACCGGCCATCAAACGAAACCGGGTGAAAAACAATCGGTAAGGCGGCGCTAGCCCGAATAGCTTCAAGCAGGTTACCTTTTTTTATTACGACTTCGTCTCCATTTTTGATATCGGTAGTGATAGCCCGAAAAGGAATTTTACAATCCTCAATGTTTTTTGTTTTGAGAGCATCGCCCAAAAAATCGGTGAATATATGGTCTTTAACCTGCAAACTGCCGCCATCGCTTTTTTTAAGAATTTTGGCAATCCTGTCAATTTTATCTTTATCCAAAAAAATATTTTCCAAAGAATTGATATCTTTGGTCGCCGCGTACCAGCCGCCGACCAAAGCGCCCATGCTCGTGCCGGCAATAAAACTGATTTCAATACCGGCCTGCTCCAGGGATTTGATCACGCCGATGTGGGCCAACCCCCTGGCCCCGCCGCCGCCCAAAGCTAATCCGACTTTTTTAGGTTTCATCCTATAATTTTACTATTTTAAAAGAGATTTGTAATGTTTTTGCTTTCTTGACAAAAATAAAGTTTAATGCTAAATTAATTTCAAGTAAATCTGCTATTTAACAACTGAAAGGGGGAGGGCAAAAATGCGAAGCATATTATTAACCATTGAAAAAAAGAACTTAATTAACCGGAAGGAGGAATTCACAGTCCATATTTCTTTAAGCACCACTGCAGGGTTAGTTATTGAATTCCCCGTTAATTACAGCCCTGAAATCAAAAAATGTTTAGAGAGTAAATTGAGACCATGCATCTCTATTTATGAGAACGAAATCAAAGCCAAGTGCATTTC
The sequence above is drawn from the bacterium genome and encodes:
- a CDS encoding patatin-like phospholipase family protein produces the protein MKPKKVGLALGGGGARGLAHIGVIKSLEQAGIEISFIAGTSMGALVGGWYAATKDINSLENIFLDKDKIDRIAKILKKSDGGSLQVKDHIFTDFLGDALKTKNIEDCKIPFRAITTDIKNGDEVVIKKGNLLEAIRASAALPIVFHPVSFDGRLLMDGGFSNPVPADIAKKMGADFVIAVDITSKWLDVSERQFSWVWLPSLVSNVLDAAAYQLAKSHMESADVVLQPLVLNFGYFDFKQPGEIIRAGVRETKLNLKKIFGSSGYSEPTKTPFEKFIDFLFYQE